In Clostridium sp. 'White wine YQ', the following proteins share a genomic window:
- a CDS encoding AEC family transporter, whose amino-acid sequence MSLYSQIGEIFLIMLVGFYGNKKKILNEEINKGLSSLLINITLPLLIINSFNIKYNSEIILNLFKSLGYSFLSFLIVILISKLLYLKVNGEKKEILKFATVFSNCGFIGFPIIESIYGKEGLAYASIFNMAFTVFLWSYGVMLFNGKENIKDLKKIFINPGIISVVIGALVMISPVKMPLVIENVISMVGGMTTPISMIITGSMMANVSIRKGIKDIYLYYGVFAKLILVPVILYIIVITLGIKSLPTNVIIACEAMPVAATTSIFAENYNKNKDFSAFTVFISTLFSIITIPLMLRFIT is encoded by the coding sequence ATGAGTTTATATTCACAAATTGGGGAAATTTTTTTAATAATGTTAGTAGGTTTCTATGGAAACAAGAAAAAGATATTAAATGAAGAAATTAATAAAGGATTATCGTCCTTGCTTATTAATATAACATTACCACTTCTCATAATTAATTCGTTTAATATTAAGTATAACAGTGAAATCATTTTAAATCTTTTTAAATCACTAGGATATAGTTTTCTTTCATTTTTAATTGTAATACTAATCTCTAAGTTGTTATATTTAAAAGTTAATGGGGAAAAGAAAGAGATATTAAAATTTGCTACAGTATTTTCAAATTGTGGATTTATAGGCTTCCCAATAATTGAGAGTATATATGGAAAAGAAGGATTAGCCTATGCATCTATATTTAATATGGCATTTACAGTATTTCTTTGGAGCTATGGAGTGATGTTGTTTAATGGTAAGGAGAATATAAAGGATTTAAAAAAGATATTTATTAATCCAGGAATTATATCTGTTGTAATTGGAGCATTAGTCATGATTTCTCCAGTTAAAATGCCATTAGTGATTGAAAATGTCATTAGTATGGTTGGAGGTATGACAACACCTATATCAATGATAATAACAGGGAGTATGATGGCCAATGTGTCAATAAGGAAGGGAATAAAAGATATTTATTTATATTATGGAGTATTTGCAAAATTAATTTTGGTACCAGTTATTTTATATATAATAGTAATTACTTTAGGAATTAAATCTTTACCTACAAATGTTATCATTGCATGTGAAGCTATGCCAGTAGCAGCAACTACATCAATATTTGCAGAAAATTATAATAAGAATAAGGACTTCTCTGCTTTTACAGTGTTTATTAGTACACTATTTTCGATAATTACTATTCCTTTAATGTTAAGATTTATAACATGA
- the hydG gene encoding [FeFe] hydrogenase H-cluster radical SAM maturase HydG, producing MIREYKAEEFIIEEEIHQSISEGEKLAKDKDYVKALLERSRDFKGLTHREAAVLLAVQDEDLVNEMFKVAREIKERIYGNRIVLFAPLYLSNYCVNNCEYCGYQHCNNDLLRKKLSQEQIAEEVKALEAMGHKRLALELGEDPINNPLEYVLESLKTIYSLKFDNGAIRRCNVNIAATTVEDYKKLKDAGIGTYILFQETYHKPTYERLHPQGPKHDYNWHTTAMHRARAAGIDDVGMGVLYGLYDHKYDTVAMLMHAEHLDKETGVGPHTLSVPRLRPAENVDFSTYPHMVKDEDFKKLVAILRIAVPYTGIILSTREEASFREEVLAVGVSQVSAGSCTGVGGYSDTNKEKENTAQFEVSDERSPSEVMRSLCSQGYIPSYCTACYREGRTGERFMALAKSGQIHNVCQPNALLTFKEYLIDYADEETKKVGEEAIAKNLQLIPNEAARKACEDKLQRIQNGERDLRF from the coding sequence ATGATTAGAGAGTATAAGGCTGAAGAATTTATAATTGAAGAAGAAATTCATCAAAGTATTTCTGAAGGTGAAAAATTAGCAAAAGACAAGGATTATGTAAAAGCTTTACTTGAAAGATCCAGAGATTTTAAAGGATTAACTCACAGGGAAGCTGCTGTTTTGTTAGCCGTTCAAGATGAAGATTTAGTTAATGAAATGTTCAAAGTTGCTAGAGAAATAAAAGAAAGAATATATGGAAACAGAATTGTTCTATTTGCTCCACTTTATTTATCAAACTACTGCGTAAATAATTGTGAATACTGTGGATATCAACACTGCAATAATGACTTATTAAGAAAAAAATTATCACAAGAACAAATAGCTGAAGAAGTTAAAGCTTTAGAAGCCATGGGACATAAGAGACTTGCCTTAGAGCTAGGTGAAGATCCTATAAATAACCCTCTTGAATATGTTCTTGAATCTCTTAAGACCATCTATTCACTTAAATTTGATAATGGTGCAATAAGAAGATGTAATGTTAACATAGCTGCAACTACAGTTGAGGATTACAAAAAATTAAAGGATGCTGGAATTGGTACCTATATCTTATTCCAAGAAACATATCATAAGCCAACCTACGAAAGACTTCACCCTCAAGGACCTAAACACGACTATAATTGGCACACTACTGCTATGCACAGAGCAAGAGCTGCTGGAATAGATGACGTTGGAATGGGTGTACTTTACGGATTATATGATCATAAATATGATACTGTTGCTATGTTAATGCATGCTGAGCATCTTGATAAGGAAACAGGAGTTGGTCCTCACACCCTATCTGTTCCAAGATTAAGACCTGCTGAAAATGTTGACTTTTCTACTTATCCTCATATGGTTAAGGATGAGGATTTCAAAAAGTTAGTAGCTATTTTAAGAATTGCAGTTCCATATACAGGAATTATCTTATCAACAAGAGAAGAAGCTAGCTTCAGAGAAGAAGTTTTAGCTGTTGGAGTATCACAAGTTTCTGCTGGTTCTTGTACTGGTGTTGGTGGATATTCTGATACTAATAAGGAAAAAGAAAATACAGCTCAATTTGAAGTTAGTGATGAAAGAAGTCCAAGCGAAGTAATGAGAAGTTTATGTAGTCAAGGATATATTCCAAGTTATTGTACTGCTTGTTATAGAGAAGGCAGGACTGGTGAAAGATTTATGGCTTTGGCTAAAAGTGGACAAATCCATAATGTTTGTCAACCTAATGCACTATTAACTTTTAAAGAATATTTAATTGATTATGCTGATGAAGAAACTAAAAAAGTTGGAGAAGAGGCGATAGCTAAAAACCTTCAATTGATTCCAAACGAAGCGGCTAGAAAAGCTTGTGAAGATAAACTTCAAAGAATCCAAAATGGTGAAAGAGACTTACGTTTTTAA
- a CDS encoding TM1266 family iron-only hydrogenase system putative regulator → MEDKNRVGVVAIVLDSIESAPKVNEILHDFASIIVGRMGIPYKEKGVSVISIIVDGTTDEIGALTGKLGRVTNVQVKSAITKK, encoded by the coding sequence ATGGAAGATAAAAATAGAGTTGGCGTAGTTGCTATCGTTCTTGATAGCATTGAATCTGCACCTAAAGTTAATGAAATACTTCATGATTTTGCCTCTATCATCGTAGGAAGAATGGGCATTCCTTATAAAGAAAAAGGAGTTTCAGTAATTTCAATTATCGTTGATGGGACAACTGATGAAATAGGTGCCTTAACTGGTAAGCTTGGAAGAGTTACAAATGTACAGGTCAAATCCGCTATAACTAAAAAGTAA
- the ytaF gene encoding sporulation membrane protein YtaF — protein sequence MYSKEEKGVNYMRIIYTLFIALANNIDNISVRIAYSIRGIKIPMSKNLYISFITFIFASLAALSGQVVSQTLNPRISSYLSMILLVGIGIWIMIEPYRNKKNKEAEVIVNGDVSIQDIMKNPEKADVNNSKDIDYKEATLLGVALSMDTLGGGLSAGMIGVNPIFVGFFSAFVSFVALWVGNYVAKIFSRWNIGEKAPFIAGILLILIGIKQII from the coding sequence ATATACAGCAAAGAGGAAAAAGGAGTTAACTATATGCGTATAATATATACTTTATTTATTGCTCTTGCCAATAACATCGATAACATCAGTGTTAGGATTGCTTATAGTATAAGAGGTATTAAAATTCCCATGTCTAAAAACTTATATATTTCCTTTATAACCTTTATTTTTGCCTCTCTAGCAGCATTGTCTGGACAAGTTGTTTCACAAACTTTAAATCCACGGATATCTTCATATTTAAGTATGATATTGCTAGTTGGAATTGGTATTTGGATTATGATTGAGCCATATAGAAATAAGAAAAATAAAGAAGCAGAAGTAATAGTTAATGGAGATGTTTCTATACAAGATATAATGAAGAATCCAGAAAAAGCTGATGTAAATAACTCAAAGGATATAGATTATAAGGAAGCAACTTTACTAGGAGTAGCCTTATCAATGGATACATTAGGTGGAGGCCTTAGTGCAGGAATGATAGGAGTTAATCCTATTTTTGTAGGATTTTTTTCTGCTTTTGTTAGCTTCGTAGCTTTATGGGTAGGAAATTATGTAGCAAAAATATTCAGTAGATGGAATATTGGAGAAAAAGCTCCTTTCATAGCAGGTATTTTATTAATATTAATTGGAATAAAGCAAATTATATAA
- a CDS encoding lipase family alpha/beta hydrolase, whose amino-acid sequence MDWKMDKAIIVIPGIMGSNLKNSENNNIVWITEKGPFGIMELIYLLNGELHCNEEGESIKSIEPNNGEDEYGAKDSYKKLITTLQKRVGESYKIQFFAYDWRLDNSRNVIFLKELIDKFDKVIIIAHSMGGLIAAKYISEYGKTKIDKLITLGTPYWGSIDAVQCLYNGKLNILSNDIEGIIEQASLSFISKNIKELLYNYPSIYQLIPNEEFTENKPWLLTTDEELDHWYDYFWQDEEEKCNNVEKTKKFIETISNSSLYEKALNFHKEIKDFFNYIEDLDYIVIVGIEINTIDAIKIIDRNNIMGTIKAVEPRYSKEGDGVVPFLSAVMNSKENDRVIKAYEVSHKDLIEDDSILDTIINFINADKAIVNNNEREKEVIKKKNIKFVFAGDVDIKIFSGRNEIYNVTKIIKEEFYGYRIYGQEEFKVNIVGKIGAQAIFVGTGEAQELIIKIKSHKEQIVDFSIGNERYLYKFDRIHLMHGSRLYVNVDYEEKVWLELDYNGDGKVDEVIR is encoded by the coding sequence TTGGATTGGAAAATGGATAAAGCAATAATAGTAATACCAGGTATAATGGGATCAAATTTGAAGAATTCAGAAAATAATAATATTGTTTGGATAACTGAAAAAGGTCCTTTTGGAATTATGGAGTTAATTTATTTGTTAAATGGAGAACTGCATTGTAATGAAGAAGGAGAGTCAATAAAATCTATAGAACCAAACAATGGAGAAGATGAATATGGAGCTAAAGATAGTTATAAAAAGTTAATTACAACATTACAAAAGAGAGTAGGGGAAAGCTATAAGATTCAATTTTTTGCTTATGACTGGAGATTAGATAATAGTAGAAATGTAATATTTTTAAAAGAACTAATTGATAAATTTGATAAGGTAATTATCATAGCACATAGCATGGGAGGCCTTATAGCAGCAAAATATATATCTGAGTATGGAAAGACTAAGATAGATAAGTTAATTACACTTGGAACTCCATATTGGGGATCAATAGATGCTGTACAATGTTTGTATAACGGGAAATTAAATATTTTATCCAATGACATAGAAGGGATAATAGAGCAAGCCTCATTATCTTTTATATCAAAAAATATAAAAGAACTTTTATATAACTATCCAAGTATATATCAACTTATACCTAATGAGGAGTTTACGGAAAATAAGCCTTGGTTATTAACTACAGATGAAGAGTTAGATCACTGGTATGATTATTTCTGGCAGGATGAGGAAGAGAAATGTAATAATGTAGAGAAAACGAAAAAGTTCATAGAAACTATATCTAATAGTAGTCTTTATGAGAAGGCGTTAAATTTTCATAAAGAGATAAAAGATTTCTTTAATTATATAGAAGACTTGGATTATATAGTCATAGTTGGTATTGAAATAAATACGATAGATGCAATAAAAATAATAGATAGGAATAATATAATGGGAACTATAAAAGCTGTAGAACCAAGGTATTCAAAAGAAGGTGACGGGGTAGTGCCCTTTTTAAGTGCAGTTATGAATAGTAAAGAGAATGATAGAGTAATTAAAGCATATGAAGTAAGTCATAAGGATTTAATTGAGGATGATAGCATATTAGATACGATTATAAACTTCATTAATGCAGATAAAGCTATAGTTAATAATAATGAAAGAGAGAAGGAAGTTATAAAGAAGAAAAATATAAAATTTGTTTTTGCAGGAGATGTTGATATTAAAATATTTAGCGGACGAAATGAAATTTATAACGTTACTAAAATAATTAAAGAGGAGTTTTATGGCTATAGAATTTATGGGCAGGAAGAATTCAAAGTTAATATTGTAGGAAAGATTGGAGCTCAAGCAATCTTTGTTGGAACAGGGGAAGCTCAAGAATTAATTATAAAAATTAAATCTCATAAGGAACAAATAGTTGACTTTTCAATCGGAAATGAAAGATATTTATATAAATTTGATAGAATTCATTTGATGCATGGTTCTAGACTTTATGTAAATGTTGATTACGAAGAGAAGGTTTGGTTGGAATTAGATTATAATGGTGACGGTAAAGTGGATGAGGTTATTAGATAG
- a CDS encoding DegV family protein, translated as MAVQIITDSTSYIDETLRTTLGINVVSLNVLFDDDNFKEVDLKNDTFYEMMEKRGIPTSSQPSVEEIYSCMENIIKKGDSILCVFLSSDMSGTYSTAHMVKEMILEKYVNAKIEIVDSRSNSMQLGFAAIVAARAAKDGQSLEEVKTIAIENTRRSRFLFIPDNFVYLKKGGRIGGASALIGNILKIIPILTVEDGKTSIANKIRTKRRAKLEMVDMFLNDVNKFGLGEVAIHHINCIDEAKDLALILKQNLNIQVPICDIGPVIGLHVGPGAIGIAYYTKNPIR; from the coding sequence ATGGCTGTACAAATTATAACTGATAGCACTAGTTACATTGATGAAACTCTTAGAACAACACTCGGAATAAATGTTGTGTCCTTAAATGTGTTATTTGATGATGATAACTTTAAGGAAGTTGATTTAAAAAATGATACCTTTTATGAAATGATGGAGAAACGTGGCATTCCAACTTCTTCTCAACCTTCAGTGGAAGAAATATATTCATGTATGGAAAACATAATTAAAAAAGGTGATTCCATACTATGTGTATTTCTTTCCTCAGATATGAGTGGTACATATTCTACAGCTCATATGGTTAAAGAAATGATTCTTGAAAAGTATGTTAATGCAAAGATTGAAATAGTTGATTCCCGTTCAAATAGTATGCAATTAGGATTTGCTGCAATTGTTGCTGCTAGGGCTGCAAAAGATGGACAATCTTTAGAAGAAGTCAAAACTATTGCCATAGAAAACACCAGAAGAAGCAGGTTCCTTTTTATACCTGATAATTTTGTTTACTTAAAAAAGGGTGGACGAATTGGTGGTGCTAGTGCATTGATTGGTAACATATTAAAAATAATACCTATTTTAACTGTTGAAGATGGTAAAACTTCTATTGCTAATAAAATAAGAACTAAAAGAAGAGCTAAATTAGAGATGGTTGATATGTTTCTAAATGATGTTAATAAGTTTGGATTAGGAGAAGTAGCAATCCATCATATAAATTGTATTGATGAAGCTAAGGATTTAGCATTAATTCTGAAACAGAATCTTAATATCCAAGTACCTATATGTGATATAGGCCCAGTAATTGGATTGCATGTTGGACCAGGAGCAATAGGGATTGCCTACTATACAAAAAATCCAATAAGGTAA
- the glnA gene encoding type I glutamate--ammonia ligase, whose translation MSKYSKEDIVRIVEEEGVKFIRLQFTDMFGTFKNVAITDSQLQKALDNECMFDGSSIDGFVRIEESDMYLRPDLDTFAIFPWRPQQGKVARLICDVYRPEGKPFEGDPRNILKRVLKEAEDLGYTMNVGPECEFFLFKTDTDGEPTTETHDEAGYFDLAPIDAGENARRDMTLALEEMGFEIEASHHEVAPGQHEIDFKYSDALSTADNIMTFKLVVKSIAQRHGVHATFMPKPVFGINGSGMHVNMSLNKDGKNAFVDEADANGLSKTAYSFIAGIIENIKGMAAITNPLVNSYKRLVPGYEAPVYVAWSCKNRTPLIRVPAARGAGTRIELRCPDPSANPYLVLATLLAAGLDGIKKNLTPPAEVDGNIFKMTEEEREEAGIEALPGDLHEAVGYMKENELVKATLGEHVYKNYTKAKQKEWEEYITKVHQWELDSYMKKY comes from the coding sequence ATGTCAAAATATTCGAAAGAGGATATTGTTAGAATTGTAGAAGAAGAGGGAGTTAAGTTTATAAGACTTCAATTTACTGATATGTTTGGAACTTTCAAAAATGTAGCGATTACAGATAGTCAGCTACAAAAGGCATTAGATAATGAATGTATGTTTGATGGATCGTCTATTGATGGATTTGTTAGAATAGAGGAATCAGATATGTATTTAAGACCAGACTTGGACACCTTTGCTATTTTCCCTTGGAGACCACAACAAGGAAAGGTTGCAAGATTAATCTGTGATGTTTATAGACCAGAAGGAAAGCCTTTTGAAGGAGATCCAAGAAATATATTAAAGAGGGTTTTAAAAGAAGCTGAGGATTTAGGATATACAATGAATGTTGGACCAGAATGCGAATTCTTCCTATTTAAGACTGACACAGATGGAGAGCCAACAACAGAAACCCATGATGAAGCAGGGTATTTTGATTTGGCACCAATAGATGCTGGTGAAAATGCAAGAAGAGATATGACACTTGCTTTAGAGGAAATGGGATTTGAGATAGAAGCATCGCATCATGAAGTTGCTCCAGGACAGCATGAAATAGATTTTAAATATTCTGATGCTTTATCCACAGCTGATAATATAATGACATTTAAATTAGTTGTTAAGTCTATAGCACAAAGACATGGAGTTCATGCGACCTTTATGCCTAAACCAGTGTTTGGAATAAATGGTTCAGGAATGCATGTAAATATGTCGTTAAATAAAGATGGCAAAAATGCGTTTGTTGATGAGGCAGATGCAAATGGATTAAGTAAGACTGCTTATAGCTTTATAGCAGGAATAATTGAAAATATAAAAGGAATGGCAGCAATCACGAATCCATTAGTAAATTCGTATAAGAGATTAGTTCCAGGGTATGAGGCACCTGTTTATGTTGCTTGGTCATGTAAAAATAGAACTCCGCTAATAAGAGTTCCTGCAGCAAGAGGAGCTGGTACAAGAATAGAATTAAGATGTCCAGATCCAAGTGCAAATCCATATTTGGTTTTAGCAACTCTTTTAGCAGCAGGATTAGATGGAATTAAAAAGAATTTAACTCCTCCTGCAGAAGTGGATGGCAATATATTTAAGATGACAGAGGAAGAGAGAGAAGAAGCAGGGATAGAAGCATTACCAGGAGACTTGCATGAAGCTGTAGGCTACATGAAGGAAAATGAATTGGTTAAAGCTACTTTAGGTGAGCATGTATACAAGAACTATACAAAGGCAAAACAAAAGGAATGGGAAGAATATATAACTAAAGTTCATCAATGGGAATTAGATAGCTACATGAAAAAGTATTAA
- a CDS encoding ANTAR domain-containing response regulator, whose protein sequence is MDFSRGIIIALGNLETAKKVELILKTEGHTVIGTCASGNELIRRTRLEYPSLIIVGYKLSDMTIMDVYDSLGEDCSFLAIVNEPYKSFVQEETDIYCISNPISKPVLLNAVDLIFQSQRRILKLRKKVEKLEHTIEDRKLIEKAKGMLMSSRGMSESEAFRYIQKNSMDSGQKMGDVAKAILNSEI, encoded by the coding sequence ATGGATTTTAGTAGGGGGATAATAATTGCGTTAGGCAATTTAGAGACTGCAAAAAAGGTTGAATTAATTTTAAAGACTGAAGGTCATACGGTAATTGGAACATGTGCCTCAGGAAATGAGTTAATTAGAAGAACCAGGCTAGAATACCCTAGTTTAATAATAGTAGGATATAAGCTGTCTGATATGACCATTATGGATGTATATGATTCCCTTGGGGAAGACTGTAGTTTTTTAGCTATAGTAAACGAGCCTTATAAGTCCTTCGTCCAAGAAGAAACTGATATATATTGTATAAGTAATCCGATATCAAAACCAGTACTCTTAAATGCTGTGGATTTGATATTCCAAAGCCAAAGAAGAATTTTAAAGCTTCGAAAAAAGGTAGAAAAGTTGGAACATACTATTGAAGACAGAAAACTCATTGAGAAAGCAAAGGGGATGCTAATGTCAAGTAGGGGTATGTCGGAAAGTGAAGCATTTAGATATATACAGAAGAATAGCATGGATAGTGGACAAAAGATGGGTGATGTTGCTAAGGCTATATTAAATAGTGAAATTTAA